In the genome of Paenibacillus pabuli, the window ACCAGGCAACCGTACACTATGAATTCGGAATCCGTTATAATATCCGCCACGCGATCCTTCAATCGTCTCTTCTTCATTCGGATTGCCCTGACGAATCTCCTCGCGGTTTGCCGCTATCAACTCGGCTGTTTTGATTGCTGTACCTGAAGGAGCATCCAGCTTCTGATCACCGTGATATTCGATGATTTCCACGTTCGGCATATGTTTGGCAGCCTGTGCGGCAAATCTCATCATCAGAATAGCACCGATCGAGAAATTCGGGGCGATTAACCCTCCAATGCCTTTGTCCTGACACTGCTTGTCCAGCTGTTCAATCTGCTCCGGCGTAAAGCCGGTAACACCCATTACAGGTCTAACTCCATGACGAATCGCAATCTCTGTATGAGCGAAAGCATATTGAGGGACTGTGAAGTCCACCATAACCTGTGGTTTCGTCTCTGTAAAAGCCATCTCGATATCATCGGTCAAAAGCACTCCACATTCGGGCAGACCGACAAGTGTTCCGGCATCCGTACCTACTCCGGAGCGGTTGACCGCTGCGGCGAGCTCCAGTTCAGGATCTTGAAGCACCAGTTTTACTACTTCACGGCCCATCCGGCCGGCCGCTCCGATTACGGCAACTCTTATTACTTCACTCATTTTAGCTGCATCTCCTCACTAATGTTGGTTCGTTTGGTTGAACCCATCTCAACCGAGCTCCATCCCTTAATGAAATGGACTCTTATTGAATGGATTTCATACGCTGCTTAATCTCCTGTAACAATAGATGCAGTTGCTCATTCTGCGGGTCCAGCAACAATGCGTCATGAACGGACCGGGCTGCAAGATCGAACTCATTTAGGTCGATGTACGCAAGAGCAAGCATAAGATGCGCTTCCACATATAACGGGTCAAGTTTAACTGCCTGTTTCAGTAGACCGGCTGCCTCCACATACCGTTCATGCGTTTCATTCCCGACTTGTTCAAGCAGCGACTTGGCCTGAATACTTAACTGTTTGGCTTCCAGGGTCTGCAAATGCAAAACATACTCCTCGATCCCCTGTGAAAGCTCAACAGCCTTGCGCGCATACTCAAGCGCTGGACCCAAGTGTTGACTGCGGGCATGTGTAATGGAACAACGATAATAAAGCTCCGCCTGTTCCGGGTGAGCAATAATGGCAGATTCAAACCAACGAATTGCCTGCTCAAAATCATTTTGCAAAATACAGCGGTAAGCATGCTGCATATACTCTTCCGGTGTCATCATCAAGCTGTCCCTCCCCATTGAGGTGATGGTACAGCATATGTAATCTACGCCTAATCGGTGTTTTTTGGCGTCCACCGATTTGCATCGCGTGTGTTAAATTTATGCATGACTTTGTCGTGCGCCTCTGCCAGATCGATCCCGAGAGAGTTAGCAAAACAAATCGTGATAAATAAAATATCCCCAAGCTCAAGCTCAATGGAATTGTCTGCTTCGGAAGATTTTTTCGGTTTTTCACCGAATTCGTGATTCACTTCCCTTGCAAGCTCCCCCACTTCTTCAGACATACGGGCGAGCATGGCCAGCGGGCTGAAGTATCCTTCTTTGAACTGAGAAATATACAGATCAACTTCACGCTGCATTTCTGCAATGCTTTTCTCCATGAGAACGGATTCTCCTTTTGAAATTGTGTCGTATTTGTTACCTAATATATCAGTTATTTAGATTCACTTCCACCATCATAAAAGACAAATCATTTTTAAAGAATCGATAAACAGGTATACTAAGATGGGAATGATTGCTTTCTCATTCTAATTTGTAAAATGGAGAGGGAACTTATGAGCACATCCAAAACCTGGGTTCAATTCAAATTGATTCTCCCCATCCTATTGGGCACGGCATTATATGCCTTTGGACTTCTGTACTTCATTATCCCCAATCAGCTCATGGAAGGTGGCGTAACCGGGATTACAGTCCTGTTGAATTATGCCTTCAACATCTCTCCTTCGCTTACAACCTTGGTTGTTAACATTCCGCTTTTTCTGGTAGGGCTCAAGATTTTGGGCGGCAGACAGATGATTTATACAGGCGTTGGTATTGGAGCACTTACTCTGTTCCTCTGGTTATTTGAAAAAATGATTCATCTCGGCTGGATTGAACCGCTGCATACCGAGAATGACCTTTTACTTGCTGCACTTTACGCCGGTGTTACACTGGGGGCAGGACTTGGAATTGTATTTCGCTGGGGTGGAACGACAGGTGGCTCTGACATCATTGCCCGCATTCTTAATCGAAAATATGGCTGGAGCATGGGACGTGTACTCTTAGGTATCGATTTCATCATTATCGGTATTTCCCTCGTCTACATTCCCAAAGAAAAAATACTGTATACCCTTGTAGCTGTATTCATAGCCTCGAAAGTGATTGACTTCATTCAGGAAGGAGCCTATTCGGCCCGCGCATTTATGATCATCAGTGATCATGCACCCGAAATCGCAGATTTAATTACCCGTGATATGGACCGCGGTGTAACGCTCATTCCCGCCATTGGTGCATATTCGAAGCAAGCCAAACACGTTGCTTACTGTGTCATCTCCAGGCAGGAATTCAGACGTTTGCAGACCATTGTGCGTTCGGTTGACCCTAGAGCATTTGTTATTATTAGCGATGTCCATGATGTACATGGAGAAGGGTTCAAGGAAAGCTGACTTTTATTTGTACAAAAAGAAACCTCTTTCCCCAAGAGAAGAGCCACAGTTCGGCCTTTCTTGTAGACAGAGGTCTTTGTCATGTCGTGATGCATAAACATCTTAACGCCGAAAAGGAAAAATGCCTTGCTGCTGTGCCCGATATTTACGGTAACCTGCATAACTTAGCGCTGCTATGATTATGGAAGTAATAAGCATTCCAGCTGCCCTGCGATTAGGCCCCTGAACAAATGGTACGAAGGCACTTTCGTCCTTTTCCCGACCAAACAACTGGTTCACCAACTCTTCACCATGGGTTAACATACTCTTCAATTGGACAATGTCAGTTCGCTTGGCCTCACTCAGACCTTTGGTATGAGACAACCAGGCGTCGAGCTGGGCGATCTCGTAAGGTTCACGGCGGATCATCGCCGCAGGCCGAATGGTCTCATAATGCTCCTCCAGCAAGGCGTAGCGGCTTGCTATGATCGCCGTACTTAACTGCTGATCTGCTGCGGTTGACAGCGCATCGATATCATTTTTTACGATTTTATAATATTGGAGCCATAAAGGTTTGGCCGGGTTGGCGAGACTGTCTGCCGCAAGTCGAAGTTTGGCCGAGGCCTGCTGGAGGGAAGCATCATCATTTTTTACCCTGACTGCAGCTTCTTTCACTTCAACAATAGTCTCAGATAGGGCATGAATGCCTTCTACTGTCGTCTGACCCGCAAAGGAGATATGCTCCAGCCCTTTACTGATTCGCAAAATACTGCCTCTAACCTCTTCGATATCATTGTCCAAGGCGTGACGGTACAGCAGGGCCGCTTCTTCATTTAATTGCTCTATTGAATTCTGGACAGAGACTTGCTGATCTGTATTTCCGTTCGCACCTGTACTTTCCGCTGATACGCTGTATGACAAGTTCGTCCAGAACAGCAGAGTCATGAACGACACCACCATAAATCCAGTTTTGATCCTGAACGTTCTCTTCATGGACATCCCTCCCACCATCAATGTATGGCAGGGAAGGACCCCTTAGAACAAGCTTAGATTATGAAATCAGGTCCGTTTGGCCTGCCTCAAGGCAAGCCACGCACAGAGAATACTCACTAGCGTCAGTCCAACAGTGAAATTGCGTACACCATCCAGATGGTCCATCAGCGATGCAGGCAGCCAAGGGAAGATGTCATAGGTATAGTCCATTGTATCGTTTAGTAGTGTCCACAAGGCAGCGATCACCAAGGCACCCCAACGGAATCCAAAGAACCTCACATACAGCAGAGCCTCAATAGCCATGGCGCTATGCGACGCAATTAACATCCAATCCTGCCAGTTCTGTGCGCCTCCCTGCATCCAGCCTGCAAAAATGATAGAAACTGCCCAAACGCCGTATTTTACCGAAGTAACCACAGCAAGCGCCTGTATGACATGTCCAATCCGATCCATAAGCATCGATTTGGGCTTGTACAAAATCCACAACAAGGAAAGTGTAAAAAACAGGCTTGCTGTTGGACTGTCTGGCACAAACACAATTTGCCACATTGGTTGCTGTGCCAGCGTATACTCCAATTGATCCCCATACCATATGTATCCATATACTGTTCCTAATGCGTTACACCAAAAAAGAAGCCACAGGAAATAACGGTTTGTTAGAAATTCCCGGCTCCAAAAGTACGATAAAGCCACATGCTCTACCCCTTCCATCATTTGTGTTCTGCGTTTCAAAGAAGGTGTTGCGTAAAACGCCTCAAAAAAACCTGACCGCATAAACGATCAGGTTTCATTGCTTATTTCAATTTTACTGTTCTGCCTTTTGTTTCGCAAGCCATTCCGCCAAGTGATTGATATCATCATCTGTCAGCCCTTGAGCTATGGCGTTGTCATACTGAGCAGGCATGCTGTTATATCCTTCTTTGATAATCGTCAGGATCTCTTCCTGGCTGTGTTTGTCGCCCACACCCCGAAGCGAAGGTCCACCCGCTCCCTTCATATCAGCGGCATGACATCCGATACAACCGGCCTTTTTGAAGGTTTCCATTGCAGGGTCATCCTTCTCAACGATCGCCACTTCTTCTTTTTGACCTGGCGCATTGGAGGTAGGAAGTCCCTGCGCGTGTTTCTCACGCGCTTCTTCTTCACGCTGAATATGTTCCGGCTTCTGGCCGCTTGCTTCCAACTCATGCTCGTAGTGTGTCCACGCAACATTCGTCAGGTAGAAAACGGACATCACCGATAGAATCATAAGCGAAGAGGCAATCGGACGTTTGTAAAAACGCCGCTCCTTGCCTGTATCCAGGAAAGGGGCAAGTAACAAAGCGCCGAAAGCAACTCCGCTGACTCCAAGTACCCCGAGCAGGACATAATCACCTGAGGCATATGGGTATTTCAAATACTGATACAGAAAAAGGAAGTACCAGTCCGGCATCGGGATAACCGATGCACTTGGATTGGCCGGATAGCCCAATGGTGCAGGTTCCGAAATCGTTAATACCAGAATACCAACCAGTACAACGACACCAACCATCCATTCCTTCAGCAAGAAGTTAGGAATAAAAGCCTCTGATTTGCCGGGATACGCCGTGTAATCCGGTGGAGTTATAAACCCCGCTCCTTTACGGACGCGTGAGTCCCCAACGAAGATAATCTTTTCCTGGTCATCTGACTTGTGTCCGTGAGCCATGTCGATTCCTCCCTTCTCAGATTATAGTGGTCCCGAAATGCCCTGTCTGCGGATCATAATAAAGTGACCGACCAGAAGCACCAGAAGCACAGCCGGAAGGAAGAAGACGTGCAGGGCAAAGAACCGTGTTAACGTCTGTGCACCTACAATAGTTCCGCCTTGCAGGAATTCCTTAATGATCGGTCCCAGCCAAGGAACCGTATTCGCAATCTCCAGAGTAACCTTGGTTGCAAAGTACGCTTTGTTATCCCATGGCAACAGGTACCCGGTAAGCCCGAGACCCAGCATGACAAAAAAGATCAGCATGCCGACAACCCAGTTCATCTCGCGTGGTGCTTTGTAAGAGCCGGTAAAGAATACACGCATCGTATGTAAGAACATCATAACGATAACCAAACTGGCTCCCCAATGGTGCATCCCGCGTACAATTTGGCCGAAGGCTACTTTGGTCTGCAAATACTCGACACTGGCGTAAGCATTAATAATATCAGGCACATAATACATGGTCAGGAACATCCCTGACAAAATCTGAATAACAGTAATAAAGAACGTCAATCCACCAAAGCAGTACACGAATGCGGAAAAGTGATGAGCCGGGTTTACGTGCTCTGGAACTTCATGATCCGCAACGTCCCTCCAAATTGGCGTGATATCTAGACGCTCGTCAATCCAGTCATAGACATTTTTAAACATCTGCGTTCACGCCTCCTATTTGACTCGGGTGTTCGGAACAATGTCGCCCAGATAAACCCAACCCTGATCTTCCTTAACCACATACTCATCAAGCGGCTTCGGGGCTACGGCAAGATTCTTACCTTCTTTGTCATAATGCGCGCCATGGCACGGACAATGATATTCATCGGGATACTGCTTATCACTGTTCCAACCTACGGTGCAGCCCAAATGTTTACAAATGGGTGAAAGCGCATAGATTTTGCCTTGCTCATCTTTCCTGATCCAGGCGATTAACGAAGCATTGCTTAAATACCATCCGTCTTGCTGTTTCAATTCAAACGTAAATTCTTGAGGTTCATTCGTAATTTTGCTGATTTCCGCTACTTTGACAGAGGTGCCTTCTCCCTTGTGCTGCAAAATTGGGTCCACCGCAAAACGGACCATAGGGAGTATTGCACCGGCGGCCATGTAGGCTGTAGCTCCACCAAGCGTGTACGTCAAAAACTGCCTGCGTGACATTTCCATGCGGCTTGGCAATTTCATCGAAGCTTCGTGCTGGTCATGCTCACTGCTCATACTGTCTCCAACCCCCTTTTTCAGCCAACTCTCTCAATCGTTTTCATTATCAGAAATTCCACGACTTACTAGAACATACATAATCATATAGTAGCCCTAGAACACCGTCAAGAATTTGTCACACATTTTTAAGCTTCATTTGTAAGCGTTATTAAAAAAATGTTGGTAAATTGTCACATTTGCCACAGGTAGGTCATCTTTTCCATAACTCACGGATTTTTTCCCCGACCAAACGCGAAATCCTCTCTTCTCCCACCTCTTGAATTAAAACTGAACGATTTAATACTAAATCCGCAGAAGTAATTTGGGTCTGTTCCAATGCACCATCCGCTGACATTACAACCACATATTTGAAACCTGAAGATTTGAGCTGTGCAGATAAGGTATTTAATGCCATTGACATATCCGGACATGCATAATGGAATGCAGGGTAAGTCATGATACGTCCTTTAAAAGGAATCTCTACCATATCCAAAAAATCTCTAAGCCGCTCCAATGCCTCGGTTGCTTCAACCGGGGACTGCTTGCCTGTCAGGGCTGTGTATGGAATAAGGCATGTATCCAGATAGAGTTGCAGTTCCGCCCAGCTGTCATGAGTCATCTCACTGAATTTCAATTCCCTAATTCCCCTCTCTATCCATTTTATTCCCATATTATATATGAGCATATATTATAAATCCAGAGATTCATACTTTTGGCCGAGTAAATCTGATGAAGAACACAAAAAAGAAATGCGTATTTCACGCATTTCCTGTCTTATATATTTATTTTACATGCTCATCAGTTTATGGCCTTCAGTTCATCCGTCAGATTCCGGAAAGCTACTTCGTCTCCGGTAGCTAATGCCTTATCGATTTCCATATACAGCTTCTCGCTGCGCTGTTTACGAAGCGCGTCGTCCCACACCATTTCAGCAGCCAGCCCCAACATGACTTCATACGTAACTTTCATTTTATCCAATAGGATGCACCTCCAAAACGGATTTAAGAGCTCCTATACTCCTTTCCTTTGGCAACATAACCTAGTGTAGTCCTCGACATCCGCTCAAGATCTGCATCAGTCAACTCACGTATCACTTTGGCTGGTGTACCCAAAGCAAGGGTATAGGGCGGAATTTTACTATTTTCAGTTACAACAGAACCGGCCCCGATCAGCGCATATTCACCAATTTCGGCTCCATTGAGAAGGATAGCGCCCATACCAATTAGCGAACCTTTTCCAATACGACATCCATGGATAATCGCAGAATGTCCTACAGACACATCGTCATCCAATATCAAAGGTTGATCCGTGTTGACGTGTCCAACCACGTTATCCTGTATATTACAGCGCCGTCCAATCACAATGGGTGCCAAATCGGCTCGTAATACGGCATTAAACCAAATCGTAGATTCCTCACCCATTGTCAGATCACCTATAAGCTTGGCACCTTCGGCCATATATACCGAAGGGTGTAACTGTGGTTGAATACCTTTGTATGGAATTATCATAAGTATCACTCCTTAATTTGGGAGTGATTTTAGCAACTTGTCCTTCACTTGTCAAACATAACGGGGGTAATATCCCCGGACAGCGAGCGACAGGATGACGCAAGGCGTGAACCCCATGCTGTCATTTGTATTGTTCGCCCAGATGCATGTTCTCCGATGCGAAGCATACCCAGATGCAGCATCATTTTAAGCACCCTGTTGTCATAAATTGTCTCTGCAGTGTCATAATAGAACGGCTGAATGTAGGGACCAATCTGGCGGAACAAAGACTCTGCTGTGGACCAGCCAGCTGCACATTCCCCTGTCCAGTACACGATGGAGGACAGATTCGGAATAGCACCTTTATAAAGTCTTAACCAAAACCGAAATAGCTGTATCATCTCGGCTGTTTTCTCCGCCCCCAGCTTGTCTTCACCGGAAGGTGACAATTTTAGCTTGCCCTGCTCCTCCCGGACCAGACGATGATGAAAAGCGTAGTCATAGATGAACGCAAATCGGTCGGGGTAGTCTTTGAATGAACGACCATAACCGAATCTCCATCCAGCCTTACCCACCAGTGTCTCACTCACATGCAAATGCTCCATGATCTGCTGCTGAGAGCGACGATACATCATGCCTTCTGCGTTCAAGGCTATTTCATGCTGCTGGACAAATTGGAGAAAGAGTTTCAGATCATCTGCGAGCAGATGGTATTCATCCCTGTAAACGGGAGGCTCGCTCGTCTGTTCAATGCCTGCCTTCAGATGGGTGGATAACACATCCCGAAATCTCATTTGCAAATCTTGTGGTACCTGATACAGGTATCTGGTCTGTTGAGTTGTGCCATTGAACAACCATCCACTCTTCGTGAAGCGAACGATAAGATCACGTGGACTTGCTCCAGCCTCGCTATCTTTTTTATCCATCGACTGACGAGCAATGGCGACAAGTTCCTCCATACCGAAGTATTGGCGGGAATCAAACAGCAAATTGTTCAAAAATCGCAGATCTACTTGATTTAGTTCGCGAACCTGCTGCTCAAAAAAAGGTCTGCTACCCAATGTAGTGAGAATACTCTGGATGAGTTCATGTTTGGAATTGGGCTTACACTCGCACTGGTAATAGTCTGCTATTCGATTAAGCTGGCCGATATCGGCAAAAGTAAGCATATCCGCTAGATTCATGGGTCCATCGCCTCGCCCTTGACTACTTTTTGGCTATTGATTCGGGGCCTGAAGTAGTTTGGTTTTGTAAACATCGTTGACGGATTTCCCATGATCTAAACCTCTTTTTTGCAAATCTTTTATGTTTTAACCATACTATGCCCGAAGTTGCTTGCTCAGAAGAAAAATGAGAGGTTCAAAATCATATAGAAATTGAACTAAAGAATATTTACACTTGCCACTCCAATGACAGGACAGCATTCTGATCACTGTTATCCCCTACACATTGCTATAACACAAAAAAAACAACCTGAGTAATCACTCAGGTTGTTTGGCCAGATCCAATGAAAGGTGTCGTGTACAGTTATAAAGCAATGGGCTCCAATCGTCACGTTCCTTCTCCAGGATCGTAAGCGACAGGTTTCCAATTCGTTCCGTATAGCGGTCTTTGTACAAAGCTGATAGCAGATTGGCTAAAAAAGCGCCATGGGAGACAATCAGCACATTTTGGTCCTGATGAGCCTCCCATAAATCCTCCAGAAAGCCCAATGCACGTGTCTGAATATCCGCAATCTGTTCCTGGCCCAAATCCAGCGTCTCCCAGGAAGCGCCCCACCGAGCCACACGCTCTTCGGACGTCAGACCTTCAATCTGACCAAAAGCACGCTCCTTCAAGCGTGCATCTGGCTCCAGTAAAGGGACATTTAAAAGCCCGGAGATAATCTCTCCTGTCTCCTGAGCCCTGGACAGCCCGCTAGTAATGATGTGGTCCCAGTGGTACTCCTCGGTAAGCAAACGTCTACCCAGACGCTCAGCTTGCTCACGACCTTCTGCATTCAGAGGTATGTCTGTTTGTCCCTGAATACGTCCTGCCGCATTCCAGTCGGTTAGACCGTGACGAATAAGCCCGATCCGCATCTCATCCCTCATTTCTCTATACGGTGAACGAAAGCTTTACTTAAGCACGCGCACCTTGTTTACGTTTGTTCGTTGAACGATGCATACGCCCAAGAGAGAACAAAGCCATACCAATTGCAAGCAACGACAACGCCATCCAGTACTGAGGATACGCCGGGCCCATGCTCACAACGAAGGGCTCAATAATGCTCCCTCTGTCTGCTCCCGTCATGTTGTACTTGTACAATCCGGAAGAAGTAGGCTCACTGCCCGCTACCCCTGTCTCCAAAATACCTGTAGAGACCACGCTGGTCTGCTCAGCTTCTGTTACATCTGGCTTAAACATCGCCATGTACAAAAAGCTGCATAAGAAAATTGCCAGGAACGCAGCAATCCACAAAGACATATGCTTGCGAATCACAGCAGAGAAACGATTAACCTTTGCCTCTTCCGGCAATAGCCATGGAGACTCCGCGTAGATCCGGTCCATAACATTACGGTTCACTCTCTCTGCCTGCTGTTCTGTCACTGGAACCGGTATGCTGTGCAGCAGAATTTGAGCTTCTTCCCAAACCTCAAATTGCTGCGAGCAATCTTCACAATCAGCGAGATGAGCATGAAATGCAATCCGCTGAGGATGAGCTTCCGGCAAGTCCCAGACCAGTGCAAACAATTCCTGGGCTTCATTGCAATTCATCGGTTCTTCATCCCTTCATATGGCTCGTAGACCGGTTCGAAGAAATAAGGTTCCAATTGAGTTTTTACGCTTGACCTTGCTCTGAACAATAACGATTTCACAGAACTGACGCTCTGCCCAAGAATATTTGCTATCTCCTGGTAGTCTAGTTGATCATACTCACGGAGTATAATGGCAGAACGCTGCTTCTCCGGTAAATTATTAATTGCATCCCTAACCAGCATCACCCGCTCACTGCGCAATACAGCATACTCTGGCGCATTCTCAGAAGGAGCAATGGGTACAATACCGCTCTCTTCAAGTGGAACGCTCCCACTACGCTGTTTGCGAAGCTCACTCAGCACCGTATTTCTCGCAATGGTATATAACCAGGTTGAGAATGAGGCATCCACCTCTCGGAATGAGTGCAGACTGCGGAACGCCTTATAGAAAGTCTCAGAACAGAGATCTTCCGCAAGCAGCTCCATATTGGAACTTTTCAACATATGATATACGAAAGCCAGTATTTTACGCTGATAACGACTCATCAGCTCGGAATATAACTCCAGGTTACCTTCCTTGATCTCTCGAATCAACTGGGAATCCGTCATTTGAGTGCGACCCCTCCTCGCCCATCCATGTGCTTCTCCCCGTTCGACTCTATCCATGTATTACCGAACAGGCACAAAAAAGTTGCGGTTTTCACCGCATAAAACAGCGTTCAGCGCCAAAACAGGCCTTCCCGCCAAAATCCCCTATGTAATGGCAATTTCCCCAACGTTTCTACATTAACAGTATTTATTGTACAACGGTCTGCATCATCCTGGCAAATTCTTGGCTTGCATCGAAGCCCGACCAGTCATTATTATGCAGCCATTTTCTCGTCCATGACTTCTATTTTATCCCTTTTGTGAAGCCACTCTTATATTGGACGAGCGAAAGCCTCAAAAAGTTTCAATCTCACTTTAAGCAAGGATTATATTTCCTTAATTTACGAATGTTATAATTAATTCAAACAATTTTACTCAAAGTGTTGACAAAATGAAAACGTATACATATAATAAAAGTACAGTATGGTTTCTCTCCACTCCTATCCAATAACTGTATTGCTCCACGTGAGCAATGGCCGCTTATGTAAGCGGTCTTTTTTTTGCTTTTTTTTGAATTACCTACTGTAACAGCTGGTTTTCAACACAAAGAAAGGAGGCTTTCGCCCCCTTCCATAAGACTAAACCCACACTTGATACCCTAGGGAATCCAGCAGCGTTTTGGCACGTTCCATTTCCTCTTCCTGCCGGAACGACAGACGCATAATGCCCGGTACATCGACCCGGTTCTCAATAATCTCCATGTTACTTAAGTTAATATCATTCGCCCCAAGTTCAGTGGCAATCTTGCCGATCATCCCCGGAGCATCCTGCACATCTGTATACAGATCAAACAACGACGAGATCATGCCTTTGCGTCGTTCTGGCAGCACACTGCGGAACTCGCGTGCCTGACGGAATGCCTCCTCAATGCCCTCACCATTTTGTTGCTCCAGCATTTCGGTGAAAGCCTGCATCTGCCCGTTCCAGTCCTTCAACAGTCCCAGCAGCACCTCACGGTTGCTCAACAGGATATCTCTCCATACAATGGCATCACTGGAGGCAATCCGGGTAATATCCCGGAATCCGCCCGCTGCCAGCATTTTGTACAATGGATTTGAATTATTATATTCGCGCACCTGGTTCACCAGCGCAACTGCAATAACATGTGGCAAATGACTAATTGCCCCTACAATGTCATCGTGCAGTAGCGGTTCTACGCGGACAATCTGGGCACGTGTGTATGCAAGAAGGTCAGATAACCTGTCATACGCCTCCTCAGGCACATATTCTGAAGGGGTCAAGACATAGTATGCATTCTCGAATAACACAGCCGAGGCTGCATCCACACCTGCACGCTCCGATCCGGCCATCGGATGACCGCCGATAAAGTATGCATCACTCATGCGGACATGCTCAGCACAAGCTGCGATGGACGCTTTTGTGCTTCCTACATCCGTAATGATACATCCCTTTTTCAGGGGGAGCTTGGCCAATTGTTCAAAATAGGATTCAAGCAGCCCAACAGGTACGCACAAAAAAATAAAGTCGGCATCTTGCACCGCTTCATCCAGAGAGAGCGTAGCGTCATCCACTACACCACTGGCTATGTACTTGTCCTTCAGTTCGGGCAGATGGGCATAGCCCATCACCGTTACACCAGGCTTGCCTTTGAAGCAAAGCGCCAGTGAACCGCCGATGAGCCCGACACCGATCATTGCAATTTTTAGTTTCATGGGTCCTCACTCTTTTCATCGCCAGATTTAAGGGCGTGCTACCGCCTTCTCAGCCAGCGTGTTCTCCAGTGCCGTGACAAACGCACGGTTCTGTTCTGATGTTCCGACGGACACACGAATGTATGTTGGATATACATGGAATCCAGGTCGAACAATAATGCCCTGTTTCAAGAGCGATTGGAATGCTTCTGTCGAAGGCATATCTAGATCAACCAGAATGAAGTTACCCTGAGAAGGGAAAAACGGCAGTCCTAGTCGTGTGAATTCATTTTGCAAATACGCTCTTTCTACCGCATTACGCTCCGCACACTCTTGAACAAAAGCCTGATCCTCAAGTGCAGCCTTCGCGGCTGCCTGACCGAAGCGCGAAGTGTTAAACGGTTCACGCACGCGGTTTATCAGATCAATCACTTCCGGACGTGCAATACCATATCCAATACGCAATGAAGCCAGTCCATAGATTTTAGAGAATGTCCGCAAAATGACCAAGTTAGGATAACGCTCAATCATAGGAATGCTTTGTGGATACTCCTCGTCCGTAACAAATTCATAATAGGCTTCATCCAAAACAACCATGACATGAGAAGGCACACGATCCATGAATGCTATCAATTCCTGCTCAGAGATAATTGTACCCGTTGGATTATTGGGGTTACACACCCAGACCGCCTTGGTCTTATC includes:
- a CDS encoding ubiquinol-cytochrome c reductase iron-sulfur subunit; its protein translation is MSSEHDQHEASMKLPSRMEMSRRQFLTYTLGGATAYMAAGAILPMVRFAVDPILQHKGEGTSVKVAEISKITNEPQEFTFELKQQDGWYLSNASLIAWIRKDEQGKIYALSPICKHLGCTVGWNSDKQYPDEYHCPCHGAHYDKEGKNLAVAPKPLDEYVVKEDQGWVYLGDIVPNTRVK
- a CDS encoding DUF2487 family protein, which translates into the protein MKFSEMTHDSWAELQLYLDTCLIPYTALTGKQSPVEATEALERLRDFLDMVEIPFKGRIMTYPAFHYACPDMSMALNTLSAQLKSSGFKYVVVMSADGALEQTQITSADLVLNRSVLIQEVGEERISRLVGEKIRELWKR
- a CDS encoding IDEAL domain-containing protein; this translates as MDKMKVTYEVMLGLAAEMVWDDALRKQRSEKLYMEIDKALATGDEVAFRNLTDELKAIN
- a CDS encoding gamma carbonic anhydrase family protein; this translates as MIIPYKGIQPQLHPSVYMAEGAKLIGDLTMGEESTIWFNAVLRADLAPIVIGRRCNIQDNVVGHVNTDQPLILDDDVSVGHSAIIHGCRIGKGSLIGMGAILLNGAEIGEYALIGAGSVVTENSKIPPYTLALGTPAKVIRELTDADLERMSRTTLGYVAKGKEYRSS
- a CDS encoding histidine phosphatase family protein, with amino-acid sequence MRIGLIRHGLTDWNAAGRIQGQTDIPLNAEGREQAERLGRRLLTEEYHWDHIITSGLSRAQETGEIISGLLNVPLLEPDARLKERAFGQIEGLTSEERVARWGASWETLDLGQEQIADIQTRALGFLEDLWEAHQDQNVLIVSHGAFLANLLSALYKDRYTERIGNLSLTILEKERDDWSPLLYNCTRHLSLDLAKQPE
- a CDS encoding anti-sigma factor family protein, translated to MNCNEAQELFALVWDLPEAHPQRIAFHAHLADCEDCSQQFEVWEEAQILLHSIPVPVTEQQAERVNRNVMDRIYAESPWLLPEEAKVNRFSAVIRKHMSLWIAAFLAIFLCSFLYMAMFKPDVTEAEQTSVVSTGILETGVAGSEPTSSGLYKYNMTGADRGSIIEPFVVSMGPAYPQYWMALSLLAIGMALFSLGRMHRSTNKRKQGARA
- a CDS encoding RNA polymerase sigma factor — translated: MTDSQLIREIKEGNLELYSELMSRYQRKILAFVYHMLKSSNMELLAEDLCSETFYKAFRSLHSFREVDASFSTWLYTIARNTVLSELRKQRSGSVPLEESGIVPIAPSENAPEYAVLRSERVMLVRDAINNLPEKQRSAIILREYDQLDYQEIANILGQSVSSVKSLLFRARSSVKTQLEPYFFEPVYEPYEGMKNR
- a CDS encoding prephenate dehydrogenase; its protein translation is MKLKIAMIGVGLIGGSLALCFKGKPGVTVMGYAHLPELKDKYIASGVVDDATLSLDEAVQDADFIFLCVPVGLLESYFEQLAKLPLKKGCIITDVGSTKASIAACAEHVRMSDAYFIGGHPMAGSERAGVDAASAVLFENAYYVLTPSEYVPEEAYDRLSDLLAYTRAQIVRVEPLLHDDIVGAISHLPHVIAVALVNQVREYNNSNPLYKMLAAGGFRDITRIASSDAIVWRDILLSNREVLLGLLKDWNGQMQAFTEMLEQQNGEGIEEAFRQAREFRSVLPERRKGMISSLFDLYTDVQDAPGMIGKIATELGANDINLSNMEIIENRVDVPGIMRLSFRQEEEMERAKTLLDSLGYQVWV